One Esox lucius isolate fEsoLuc1 chromosome 1, fEsoLuc1.pri, whole genome shotgun sequence genomic region harbors:
- the mpzl3 gene encoding myelin protein zero-like protein 3 — MVRQRRSIRLNMVLLLYLMVCFVPCPVSSITVTSPPEVHAVRGDDVTLTCTFASSSHATSRMSVDWSYRHLTDGPTQTFFHFSSLAFPPQEGQFVGRVRWSGSPARGVATIQLLNASLSDNGTYFCSVRNPPDVHGSPTSQTVLTVTPKVPAVRFSDVAVLLAFILLPSAVIALVLLGRMCCPVEDENQAKGYRSPIEVTPGEESDLRNAHDKKSTTCCDLHMLDSDYDEDYYIEKEGPTKGGAMAESQC; from the exons ATGGTTCGACAACGAAGGAGTATACGTTTGAACATGGTTTTGCTGCTGTATTTAATGGTTTGTTTTG TGCCTTGCCCGGTGTCATCCATAACGGTCACTTCCCCTCCGGAAGTCCACGCCGTGAGGGGCGATGACGTCACCCTGACCTGCACCTTCGCCTCCAGCAGCCACGCCACAAGCCGCATGTCTGTGGACTGGTCCTACAGACATCTGACCGATGGCCCCACGCAGACT TTCTTCCACTTCTCTTCCTTGGCGTTCCCTCCGCAGGAGGGACAGTTTGTCGGGCGTGTGAGGTGGTCGGGTAGCCCAGCCCGTGGCGTGGCTACAATCCAACTCCTCAATGCCTCCCTCAGCGACAACGGCACCTATTTCTGCTCCGTCAGGAACCCCCCTGACGTCCATGGCTCCCCCACCTCGCAGACTGTCCTCACTGTGACGCCCAAGG TGCCTGCAGTTCGTTTCTCAGACGTGGCGGTGCTGTTAGCCTTCATCCTGTTGCCTTCCGCGGTCATTGCCCTGGTTCTGCTAGGTCGCATGTGCTGCCCTGTGGAGGACGAAAACCAAGCCAAGGGTTACCGCTCCCCCATCGAGGTCACACCCGG AGAGGAGTCTGACCTCAGGAATGCCCATGACAAGAAGAGTACGACATGCTGCGACCTACATATGCTG GATTCCGACTACGATGAGGATTACTACATCGAAAAGGAGGGGCCCACTAAGGGGGGTGCCATGGCCGAGTCTCAGTGCTAG